In Sphingomonas sp. SUN019, one genomic interval encodes:
- the atpD gene encoding F0F1 ATP synthase subunit beta — translation MATAAEDIRPTTSSGSNNVGRISQVIGAVVDVTFEQDRLPAILSALETDNNGNRLVLEVAQHLGENTVRTIAMDATEGLTRGQRVTDTGAQITVPVGPATLGRILNVIGEPIDERGPVNSEFHSPIHASAPLFVDQSTESSILVTGIKVIDLLAPYAKGGKIGLFGGAGVGKTVLIQELINNIAKGHGGTSVFAGVGERTREGNDLYHEFLDAGVIAKDADGNPQSEGSKVALVFGQMNEPPGARARVALSGLTIAEYFRDVEGQDVLFFVDNIFRFTQAGAEVSALLGRIPSAVGYQPTLSTDMGALQERITSTNKGSITSVQAVYVPADDLTDPAPATSFAHLDATTVLNRAISELGIYPAVDPLDSTSRVLEPRVVGQEHYDTARAVQSLLQRYKSLQDIIAILGMDELSEEDKLTVTRARKIQKFLSQPFHVAEVFTSISGKFVAIEDTVRSFKAVVDGEYDHLPENAFYMVGGIDEAVAKAEKMAQDA, via the coding sequence ATGGCAACCGCCGCTGAAGACATCCGCCCGACGACGAGCTCGGGCAGCAACAACGTGGGCCGCATCAGCCAGGTCATCGGCGCGGTCGTCGACGTGACGTTCGAACAGGATCGCCTGCCCGCGATCCTTTCGGCGCTCGAGACCGACAACAACGGCAACCGGCTGGTGCTGGAGGTCGCGCAGCACCTGGGCGAGAATACCGTGCGCACGATCGCGATGGATGCGACCGAAGGCCTCACCCGCGGCCAGCGCGTCACCGACACCGGCGCGCAGATCACCGTGCCGGTCGGCCCGGCGACGCTGGGCCGCATCCTGAACGTCATCGGCGAGCCGATCGACGAGCGCGGCCCGGTCAATTCAGAATTCCATTCGCCGATCCACGCCAGCGCGCCGCTGTTCGTCGACCAGTCGACCGAAAGCTCGATCCTGGTCACCGGCATCAAGGTCATTGACCTGCTCGCACCTTATGCGAAGGGCGGCAAGATCGGCCTGTTCGGCGGCGCAGGCGTCGGCAAGACGGTGCTGATTCAGGAACTGATCAACAACATCGCCAAGGGCCACGGCGGCACGTCGGTGTTCGCAGGCGTCGGCGAACGCACCCGCGAGGGCAACGATCTCTACCACGAATTCCTCGACGCGGGCGTCATCGCCAAGGATGCCGACGGCAATCCACAGTCGGAGGGTTCGAAGGTCGCGCTGGTGTTCGGCCAGATGAACGAGCCGCCGGGCGCGCGCGCGCGCGTCGCGCTGTCGGGCCTTACGATCGCGGAGTATTTCCGCGACGTCGAAGGGCAGGACGTGTTGTTCTTCGTCGACAACATCTTCCGCTTCACGCAGGCGGGCGCTGAGGTGTCGGCGTTGCTCGGCCGTATCCCGTCGGCGGTGGGCTATCAGCCAACGCTGTCGACCGACATGGGCGCGCTGCAGGAACGGATTACGTCCACGAACAAGGGCTCGATCACCTCGGTGCAGGCGGTGTACGTCCCCGCCGACGATCTCACCGATCCGGCCCCGGCCACGTCGTTCGCCCATCTTGACGCCACGACCGTGCTGAACCGCGCAATCTCCGAACTCGGCATCTACCCCGCGGTCGACCCGCTCGATTCCACCTCGCGCGTGCTCGAACCGCGCGTTGTCGGGCAGGAGCATTACGACACCGCGCGTGCGGTCCAGTCGCTGCTCCAGCGCTACAAGTCGCTGCAGGACATCATCGCCATCCTCGGCATGGACGAGCTGTCCGAAGAGGATAAGCTGACGGTCACGCGGGCGCGAAAGATCCAGAAGTTCCTCAGCCAGCCGTTCCACGTTGCGGAGGTCTTTACCAGCATCAGCGGCAAGTTCGTCGCGATCGAGGACACCGTGCGGTCGTTCAAGGCGGTCGTCGACGGCGAATATGATCACTTGCCCGAGAACGCCTTCTACATGGTCGGCGGCATCGACGAAGCCGTCGCCAAGGCCGAGAAGATGGCGCAGGACGCGTAA
- a CDS encoding ATP synthase F1 subunit epsilon, with amino-acid sequence MLHFELVTPEKLVRSEEVYMVTVPGSEGDFGVLEGHAPLMSTIRDGDLLVQRSANAAPETIAIRGGFAEVNAKGLTVLAEHAD; translated from the coding sequence ATGCTTCACTTCGAACTCGTCACCCCTGAAAAGCTCGTCCGGTCGGAGGAGGTGTACATGGTCACCGTCCCCGGTTCCGAAGGTGATTTCGGGGTGCTGGAGGGTCACGCGCCGCTAATGTCGACGATCCGCGACGGCGACCTGCTGGTGCAGCGTTCGGCGAACGCAGCGCCCGAGACGATCGCGATCCGCGGTGGTTTCGCCGAGGTCAACGCCAAGGGCCTGACCGTCCTGGCCGAGCACGCGGATTGA